From Variovorax sp. PMC12, the proteins below share one genomic window:
- the paaB gene encoding 1,2-phenylacetyl-CoA epoxidase subunit PaaB, which yields MTVEQKQEWPLWEVFVRSKAGLDHKHCGSLHAADSKMAIQMARDVYTRRQEGSSIWVVRSEQIVASDPGDKDMFFDPAEDKVYRHPTFYALPKSVDHM from the coding sequence ATGACCGTCGAACAGAAACAAGAGTGGCCCCTGTGGGAAGTATTCGTGCGCAGCAAGGCCGGCCTCGACCACAAGCACTGCGGCAGCCTGCACGCGGCCGATTCGAAGATGGCGATCCAGATGGCGCGCGACGTGTACACCCGCCGCCAGGAAGGCAGCAGCATCTGGGTGGTGCGCTCCGAGCAGATCGTGGCCAGCGACCCGGGCGACAAGGACATGTTCTTCGACCCGGCGGAAGACAAGGTCTACCGCCACCCGACCTTCTACGCGCTGCCCAAGTCGGTCGACCACATGTGA
- a CDS encoding TetR/AcrR family transcriptional regulator, with amino-acid sequence MPRGRSATYDDQRELILAQAAQLFARSGYPATSMNQVAEACGLSKATLYHYYKDKSSLLISIAETHVSKLAALVAEEEASTQTDEERLRRFIYRIVEEYAGAQDAHRVLTDDVRFLEEADRERVLDKEREVVAGFARAVSALRPGAPSDDLAKPLTMLLFGMINWMFTWMKPDGRLDHAAIAPIVADLFLGGIGAVKTPQITKNTR; translated from the coding sequence ATGCCGCGTGGAAGATCCGCCACCTACGACGACCAGCGTGAACTGATCCTCGCGCAGGCCGCGCAACTGTTCGCGCGCAGCGGCTACCCCGCCACCTCGATGAACCAGGTGGCAGAGGCCTGCGGCCTCTCGAAGGCCACGCTCTACCACTACTACAAGGACAAGAGCAGCCTGCTGATCAGCATCGCCGAGACGCACGTGTCCAAGCTCGCCGCCCTGGTGGCCGAGGAAGAGGCCTCGACGCAGACCGACGAAGAGCGCCTGCGCCGCTTCATCTACCGCATCGTCGAGGAATATGCCGGCGCGCAGGACGCGCACCGCGTGCTGACCGACGACGTGCGCTTTCTCGAAGAGGCCGACCGCGAGCGCGTGCTCGACAAAGAGCGCGAGGTGGTCGCGGGCTTTGCGCGCGCCGTCTCGGCACTGCGCCCCGGCGCGCCGAGCGACGACCTCGCCAAGCCGCTGACCATGCTGCTGTTCGGCATGATCAACTGGATGTTCACCTGGATGAAGCCCGACGGCCGGCTCGACCACGCGGCCATCGCGCCGATCGTGGCCGATCTGTTCCTGGGCGGCATCGGGGCGGTGAAGACGCCGCAGATCACGAAGAACACGCGCTGA
- a CDS encoding branched-chain amino acid ABC transporter permease, whose product MDLQIALLLGQDGIVNGAVYGLMALALVLVFSVTRVIFIPQGEFVAFGALSMAALQGGRAPSTLWLLLALAVIVLVVEAWRWKRGAVVDWRSALTWCVAFPALAAVLILGLKPTSLAMQSLATLVLIAPLGPLLYRVAYRPLADASVLMLLIVSVALHGVLVGLGLFFFGAEGSRTSAFSEARFDLGGIPVNGQSLVVVGVTLVLVIAMFWFFGRSMIGKALRATAINRVGARLSGIPTELSGDLSFALAAVIGAISGLLIAPITTVYYDTGFLIGLKGFVAAIVGGLASYPLALAGALLVGLLEAFSSFWASAYKEVLVFTLIIPVLLWRSLNSHHVEDEE is encoded by the coding sequence ATGGATTTGCAGATTGCCCTGTTGCTGGGGCAGGACGGCATCGTGAACGGCGCGGTCTACGGACTGATGGCGCTCGCGCTGGTGCTGGTGTTTTCGGTCACGCGCGTGATCTTCATCCCGCAGGGCGAGTTCGTCGCCTTCGGTGCGCTCTCCATGGCCGCGCTGCAGGGCGGCCGCGCGCCTTCCACGCTGTGGCTGCTGCTGGCGCTGGCGGTGATCGTGCTGGTGGTGGAAGCATGGCGCTGGAAGCGCGGCGCCGTCGTCGACTGGCGCTCGGCGCTGACATGGTGCGTGGCCTTCCCGGCCTTGGCGGCGGTGCTGATACTGGGCCTGAAGCCCACATCGCTCGCGATGCAGTCGCTCGCCACGCTGGTGCTGATCGCGCCGCTGGGCCCGCTGCTCTACCGCGTCGCCTACCGCCCGCTGGCCGACGCCAGCGTGCTGATGCTGCTGATCGTCTCGGTGGCGCTGCACGGCGTGCTGGTCGGCCTGGGGCTCTTCTTCTTCGGTGCCGAGGGTTCGCGCACCAGCGCGTTCTCCGAGGCGCGCTTCGACCTCGGCGGCATTCCGGTCAACGGACAGTCGCTGGTGGTGGTCGGCGTCACGCTGGTGCTGGTGATCGCCATGTTCTGGTTCTTCGGCCGCTCGATGATCGGCAAGGCGCTGCGCGCCACCGCCATCAACCGCGTGGGCGCACGGCTCTCGGGCATTCCCACCGAACTGTCGGGCGACCTGAGCTTCGCGCTGGCCGCCGTCATCGGCGCCATCTCGGGGCTGTTGATCGCTCCCATCACCACGGTCTACTACGACACCGGCTTCCTGATCGGCCTGAAGGGCTTCGTGGCCGCCATCGTCGGCGGGCTCGCGAGCTATCCGCTGGCGCTCGCGGGCGCGCTGCTGGTCGGCCTGCTCGAAGCCTTCTCTTCCTTCTGGGCCAGCGCATACAAGGAAGTGCTGGTGTTCACCCTGATCATCCCGGTGCTGCTGTGGCGCTCGCTCAACAGCCATCATGTGGAGGACGAGGAATGA
- the paaD gene encoding 1,2-phenylacetyl-CoA epoxidase subunit PaaD gives MNALASRVDAAWAVLHTVPDPEVPAVSVCDLGIVRDVIEHEDGLEIVLTPTYSGCPATEAIEHDVLAAVEQAGLGRARATLRRAPAWTSDWISEEGRAKLKAYGIAPPAHLTPEAAANTAMPIKLFGRIAGERIACPRCASERTERLSAFGSTACKALYRCMACKEPFEHFKPI, from the coding sequence ATGAACGCGCTGGCGTCGCGCGTCGATGCGGCGTGGGCCGTGCTCCACACGGTGCCCGACCCCGAGGTGCCGGCCGTGTCGGTCTGCGACCTGGGCATCGTGCGCGACGTGATCGAGCACGAAGACGGCCTGGAGATCGTGCTCACGCCCACCTACTCCGGCTGCCCCGCCACCGAAGCCATCGAGCACGACGTGCTGGCCGCCGTCGAGCAGGCCGGCCTGGGCCGTGCTCGCGCCACGCTGCGCCGCGCGCCCGCATGGACGAGCGACTGGATCAGCGAGGAAGGCCGCGCCAAGCTCAAGGCCTACGGCATCGCGCCGCCCGCCCACCTCACCCCGGAAGCCGCGGCCAACACTGCCATGCCGATCAAGCTCTTCGGCCGCATCGCCGGCGAGCGCATCGCCTGTCCGCGCTGCGCGAGCGAGCGCACCGAGCGCCTCTCCGCATTCGGCTCCACCGCCTGCAAGGCCCTGTACCGCTGCATGGCGTGCAAGGAGCCGTTCGAACACTTCAAGCCGATCTAG
- a CDS encoding enoyl-CoA hydratase-related protein yields the protein MTEPLVLISNAGAVRTLSLNRPAALNSFTTGLHAELMAALEAAANDEVVRCVVLTGAGRAFCAGQDLADPSVAPDPTPGAAPKDLGHVISSYYAPLVARLRSMPVPVVAAVNGVAAGAGANLALCCDLVVAGRSASFIQAFTKIGLVPDTGGTWLLPRLVGSARALGIAMLGDKLPAEEAARIGLIWQCVDDAALAETAAALATKLAGMPTRALVATRQTMAAAQDMDLDTALAEEARIQRDLGNADDYREGVEAFRAKRAPVFKDR from the coding sequence ATGACTGAGCCTTTGGTACTCATCAGCAACGCGGGCGCGGTGCGCACGCTGAGCCTGAACCGCCCCGCGGCGCTCAACAGCTTCACCACCGGGCTGCATGCCGAGCTGATGGCCGCCCTCGAAGCGGCGGCGAACGACGAGGTCGTGCGCTGCGTGGTGCTCACCGGCGCCGGCCGCGCCTTCTGCGCGGGGCAAGACCTGGCCGACCCGTCGGTCGCGCCCGACCCCACGCCCGGTGCCGCGCCCAAGGACCTGGGCCATGTCATCTCCAGCTACTACGCCCCGCTCGTCGCGCGCCTGCGCTCGATGCCGGTGCCGGTGGTTGCCGCCGTCAACGGCGTGGCCGCCGGCGCGGGCGCCAACCTGGCGCTGTGCTGCGACCTCGTGGTGGCGGGCCGCTCGGCCAGCTTCATCCAGGCCTTCACCAAGATCGGCCTCGTGCCCGACACGGGCGGCACCTGGCTGCTGCCGCGCCTCGTCGGCTCGGCCCGCGCGCTGGGCATCGCGATGCTCGGCGACAAGCTGCCCGCCGAGGAAGCCGCGCGCATCGGCCTGATCTGGCAGTGCGTGGACGACGCGGCCCTGGCCGAAACAGCCGCCGCGCTCGCCACGAAGCTGGCGGGCATGCCCACCCGCGCCCTCGTCGCCACCCGCCAGACCATGGCCGCCGCGCAGGACATGGACCTGGACACCGCCCTCGCCGAAGAAGCCCGCATCCAGCGCGACCTGGGCAACGCCGACGACTACCGCGAAGGCGTCGAGGCCTTCCGCGCCAAGCGCGCGCCCGTCTTCAAGGACCGCTGA
- a CDS encoding phenylacetic acid degradation protein PaaY, with protein MPSYSIDGVIPVVDPSAYVHPTAVLIGDVIVGPNCYVGPCASLRGDFGRIVLEEGSNVQDHCCVHGFPDNDTVIEANGHIGHGAILHSCIVRRDALVGMNAVVMDEAEIGEKAIVAACAFVPAGMKVPARSLVAGIPAKVKRELTEDEIAWKLEGTHTYQALTVRSLASLHEVAPLARVEQGRPRLPATDVRSLIATKRG; from the coding sequence ATGCCCAGCTATTCCATCGACGGCGTGATCCCGGTCGTCGATCCGAGCGCCTACGTGCACCCCACGGCCGTGCTCATCGGCGACGTGATCGTCGGCCCCAACTGCTATGTGGGCCCCTGCGCCAGCCTGCGCGGCGACTTCGGCCGCATCGTGCTGGAGGAGGGCTCGAACGTGCAGGACCATTGCTGCGTGCACGGCTTTCCCGACAACGACACGGTGATCGAGGCCAACGGCCACATCGGCCACGGCGCGATCCTGCACAGCTGCATCGTGCGGCGCGACGCGCTGGTGGGCATGAACGCGGTGGTCATGGACGAGGCCGAGATCGGCGAGAAGGCCATCGTCGCGGCCTGCGCCTTCGTGCCGGCCGGCATGAAGGTGCCGGCGCGCTCGCTGGTGGCGGGCATCCCGGCCAAGGTGAAGCGCGAGCTGACCGAGGACGAGATCGCCTGGAAGCTGGAAGGCACGCACACCTACCAGGCGCTCACGGTACGCAGCCTCGCCAGCCTGCACGAGGTAGCGCCGCTCGCCCGGGTGGAGCAGGGCAGGCCGCGCCTGCCGGCCACCGACGTGCGCTCGCTCATCGCGACCAAGCGCGGCTGA
- the paaA gene encoding 1,2-phenylacetyl-CoA epoxidase subunit PaaA: MYTQAMDTMGKDAGDGKQKAVRSAEEMRLEERFDAHIDAGDFIEAKDWMPEHYRKTLVRQISQHAHSEIVGMLPEGNWISRAPTLKRKAILLAKVQDEGGHGLYLYAAAETLGTSRDQMFDALHSGKAKYSSIFNYPTLTWADMGTIGWLVDGAAIMNQVPICRCSYAPYARAMIRICREESFHQRQGYEALLTMMTHGTDAQKAMVQDAVNRWWWPSIMMFGPPDDQSPNSAQSMRWGIKRFSNDELRQKFVDATVEQARILGVTLPDPDLKWNEERQAHDFGAIDWSEFWRVIGGDGPCNRERLQARVDAWEEGAWVREAAMAHANKQPMKEAA; the protein is encoded by the coding sequence ATGTACACCCAGGCAATGGACACCATGGGCAAGGACGCAGGCGACGGCAAGCAGAAGGCCGTGCGCTCCGCCGAAGAGATGCGGCTCGAGGAGCGCTTCGACGCCCACATCGACGCTGGCGACTTCATCGAGGCGAAAGACTGGATGCCCGAGCACTACCGCAAGACGCTGGTGCGGCAGATCAGCCAGCATGCGCACTCGGAAATCGTCGGCATGCTGCCCGAGGGCAACTGGATCAGCCGCGCGCCCACGCTCAAGCGCAAGGCCATCCTGCTGGCCAAGGTGCAGGACGAAGGCGGCCACGGCCTCTACCTGTATGCCGCGGCGGAGACGCTGGGCACCTCGCGCGACCAGATGTTCGACGCGCTGCACAGCGGCAAGGCCAAGTACAGCTCGATCTTCAACTACCCCACGCTCACCTGGGCCGACATGGGCACCATCGGCTGGCTGGTCGATGGCGCCGCCATCATGAACCAGGTGCCGATCTGCCGCTGCTCGTATGCGCCGTATGCGCGCGCCATGATCCGCATCTGCCGCGAGGAAAGCTTCCACCAGCGCCAGGGCTATGAAGCCCTGCTCACCATGATGACCCACGGCACCGACGCGCAGAAGGCCATGGTGCAGGACGCGGTCAACCGCTGGTGGTGGCCCTCGATCATGATGTTCGGCCCGCCGGACGACCAGTCGCCCAACAGCGCGCAGTCGATGCGCTGGGGCATCAAGCGCTTCAGCAACGACGAGTTGCGCCAGAAGTTCGTCGACGCCACGGTGGAGCAGGCGCGCATCCTCGGCGTGACCCTGCCCGACCCCGACCTGAAGTGGAACGAGGAGCGCCAGGCGCACGACTTCGGCGCCATCGACTGGAGCGAGTTCTGGCGCGTGATCGGCGGCGACGGCCCCTGCAACCGCGAGCGGCTGCAGGCCCGCGTCGACGCCTGGGAAGAAGGCGCATGGGTGCGCGAAGCCGCGATGGCCCATGCCAACAAGCAACCGATGAAGGAGGCGGCATGA
- the paaC gene encoding 1,2-phenylacetyl-CoA epoxidase subunit PaaC: MQASIELNRTPAVQYLLRIGDTCLVLAQRLGEWCGHAPVLEEDIAMANIALDLVGQARALLTHAGKLEGAGREHDEDQLAYLREERDYFNLTIAELPRGDFAFAVVRNTMVSTLLKLLWQRLAASSDAEVAAIAGKAVKEARYHQQHSGDWVVRLGDGTEESRRRTEKALKQLWLYVPELFESDAVDAEASASGLGPAWSELREPWLADMQQVLDAAGLAMPKEAAFRSTGKHGVHSEHMGYILAEMQHLQRSFPGGVW; this comes from the coding sequence ATGCAAGCATCGATCGAACTGAACCGCACGCCCGCCGTGCAATACCTGCTGCGCATCGGCGACACCTGCCTCGTGCTGGCACAGCGCCTGGGCGAGTGGTGCGGCCACGCGCCAGTGCTGGAAGAAGACATCGCGATGGCCAACATCGCGCTCGACCTCGTCGGCCAGGCCCGGGCGCTGCTCACCCACGCCGGCAAGCTGGAAGGCGCCGGCCGCGAGCATGACGAAGACCAGCTCGCCTACCTGCGCGAGGAGCGCGACTACTTCAACCTCACCATCGCCGAGCTGCCGCGCGGCGACTTCGCCTTTGCCGTGGTGCGCAACACCATGGTGTCGACGCTGCTCAAGCTGCTGTGGCAGCGCCTGGCCGCATCGAGCGACGCCGAGGTGGCCGCCATCGCCGGCAAGGCGGTGAAGGAAGCGCGCTACCACCAGCAGCACTCGGGCGACTGGGTCGTGCGCCTGGGCGACGGCACGGAAGAATCGCGCCGCCGCACGGAGAAAGCGCTGAAGCAGCTCTGGCTCTACGTGCCCGAACTGTTCGAGAGCGACGCCGTGGATGCCGAAGCCAGCGCCAGCGGCCTCGGCCCGGCCTGGAGCGAACTGCGCGAGCCCTGGCTCGCCGACATGCAACAGGTGCTGGACGCCGCCGGCCTCGCCATGCCCAAGGAAGCCGCCTTCCGCAGCACCGGCAAGCACGGTGTGCACAGCGAGCACATGGGCTACATCCTGGCCGAGATGCAGCACCTGCAGCGCAGCTTCCCCGGAGGCGTGTGGTGA
- the paaK gene encoding phenylacetate--CoA ligase PaaK produces MTARHPAPGELDPIETASRDEIAALQLTRLRATLQRAYDNVPHYRKAFDAKGVHPGDLKSLADLSKFPFTVKSDLRDNYPFGMFAVPRTQVARIHASSGTTGKPTVVGYTKNDIDTWADLVARSIRAAGGRAGDMIHVSYGYGLFTGGLGAHYGAERAGCTVIPMSGGQTEKQVQLIQDFKPDIIMVTPSYMQVIIEQFERQGLDAKDSSLKIGIFGAEPWTEAMRRDIEAKAGIDAVDIYGLSEVMGPGVASECVESKDGPVIWEDHFYPEIIDPETGELKADGEEGELVFTSLSKEAMPIVRYRTRDLTRLLPPTSRAFRRMGKIVGRSDDMMIIRGVNVFPTQVEEIVLAHERLSGLYQVHVRRDGLLDEVEVHCELQPRTSIDESERKAIASWVQDRVKTLVGISTTVRVFDPDSIERTQTGKARRVFDTRPR; encoded by the coding sequence ATGACAGCCAGACACCCCGCCCCCGGCGAACTCGACCCCATCGAAACCGCCAGCCGCGACGAGATCGCGGCACTGCAGCTCACCCGCCTGCGCGCCACGCTGCAGCGCGCGTACGACAACGTGCCGCACTACCGCAAGGCTTTCGACGCCAAGGGCGTGCACCCGGGCGACCTGAAGTCGCTGGCCGACCTGTCGAAGTTTCCGTTCACGGTGAAGAGCGACCTGCGCGACAACTACCCCTTCGGCATGTTCGCCGTGCCGCGCACGCAGGTGGCGCGCATCCATGCCTCGTCGGGCACCACCGGCAAGCCGACCGTGGTGGGCTACACGAAGAACGACATCGACACCTGGGCAGACCTGGTCGCGCGTTCCATCCGCGCGGCCGGCGGGCGTGCCGGCGACATGATCCACGTGTCCTACGGCTACGGCCTGTTCACCGGCGGCCTGGGCGCGCACTACGGCGCCGAGCGCGCGGGCTGCACCGTCATCCCGATGTCGGGCGGCCAGACCGAGAAGCAGGTGCAGCTCATCCAGGACTTCAAGCCCGACATCATCATGGTCACGCCCAGCTACATGCAGGTGATCATCGAGCAGTTCGAGCGCCAGGGCCTCGACGCGAAAGACAGCTCGCTGAAGATCGGCATCTTCGGCGCCGAGCCCTGGACCGAAGCCATGCGCCGCGACATCGAGGCCAAGGCCGGCATCGACGCGGTGGACATCTACGGCCTCAGCGAAGTGATGGGCCCGGGCGTGGCCAGCGAATGCGTGGAGAGCAAGGACGGACCCGTGATCTGGGAAGACCACTTCTACCCCGAGATCATCGACCCCGAGACCGGCGAGCTGAAGGCCGACGGCGAAGAAGGCGAACTGGTCTTCACCTCGCTGAGCAAGGAAGCCATGCCCATCGTGCGCTACCGCACGCGCGACCTCACGCGGCTGTTGCCGCCCACCTCGCGCGCGTTCCGCCGCATGGGCAAGATCGTCGGGCGCAGCGACGACATGATGATCATCCGCGGCGTCAACGTCTTTCCCACGCAGGTGGAGGAGATCGTGCTCGCGCACGAGCGCCTGTCGGGCCTCTACCAGGTGCACGTGCGCCGCGACGGGCTGCTCGACGAGGTCGAGGTGCACTGCGAGCTGCAGCCGCGCACGAGCATCGACGAGAGCGAACGCAAGGCCATCGCGAGCTGGGTGCAGGACCGCGTGAAGACGCTGGTCGGCATCTCGACCACGGTGCGCGTGTTCGACCCCGACTCCATCGAACGCACGCAGACCGGCAAGGCCCGGCGCGTGTTCGACACCCGGCCGCGCTGA
- the paaI gene encoding hydroxyphenylacetyl-CoA thioesterase PaaI — protein sequence MTDTQRTPQQTAEYVRDGMFANDNATKGLGMRIVEVGPGQATIEMRVRSEMLNGHATCHGGFMATLADSTFAFACNSYNELTVASGFSIDFIAPAREGDLLTARCHEVSKAGRTGVYDTEITNQRGERIAMFRGRSYTAKGRPAVAA from the coding sequence ATGACCGACACACAACGCACGCCGCAGCAGACGGCCGAATACGTCCGCGACGGCATGTTCGCCAACGACAACGCCACCAAGGGCCTGGGCATGCGCATCGTCGAGGTCGGCCCCGGCCAGGCCACGATCGAGATGCGCGTGCGCTCCGAAATGCTCAACGGCCACGCCACCTGCCACGGCGGCTTCATGGCCACGCTGGCCGACTCCACCTTCGCCTTCGCCTGCAACTCGTACAACGAGCTGACCGTGGCCTCGGGCTTTTCCATCGACTTCATCGCCCCGGCGCGCGAGGGCGACCTGCTCACCGCGCGCTGCCACGAGGTGTCGAAGGCCGGCCGCACCGGCGTGTACGACACCGAAATCACCAACCAGCGCGGCGAGCGCATCGCGATGTTCCGCGGCCGCTCCTACACGGCCAAGGGCCGCCCCGCCGTCGCTGCCTGA
- a CDS encoding ABC transporter substrate-binding protein: MKFFKPLLIAALCATAAASWADVNVGVTISATGPAASLGIPEKNTISLMPKTIGGQKINYIVLDDASDTTAAVNNTRKLIAENKVDVILGSTTTPASLAMIDVASEAQTPMISVAASARIIEPMDAKKKWVFKTPQNDIMMSLAIAEHMAANGVKTVAFIGFSDAYGEGWSQEFAKAADLKKIKVVANERYARTDTSVTGQALKIMAAKPDAVLVAGSGTPAALPQKTLKERGYGGKMYQTHGVANADFLRVGGKDVEGTFLPAGPVLVADQLPASNPVKKSALAYVSAYEAAYGKGSVSTFGAHAWDAGLLMSSAVPAALKKAQPGTPEFRAALRDALEQTKDVSGAHGVFNMTAQDHLGLDQRARVMVKIENGAWKYQP, translated from the coding sequence ATGAAATTCTTCAAGCCCCTGCTGATCGCAGCGCTGTGCGCCACCGCCGCCGCCTCGTGGGCCGACGTCAATGTCGGCGTCACCATCTCGGCCACCGGCCCGGCAGCATCGCTGGGCATCCCCGAGAAGAACACCATCTCGCTGATGCCCAAGACGATCGGCGGGCAGAAGATCAACTACATCGTGCTGGACGACGCCTCCGACACCACCGCGGCCGTCAACAACACGCGCAAGCTCATCGCAGAGAACAAGGTCGACGTGATCCTGGGCTCGACCACCACGCCGGCCTCGCTCGCCATGATCGACGTGGCCAGCGAAGCGCAGACGCCGATGATCTCGGTGGCCGCGTCGGCCCGCATCATCGAGCCGATGGACGCCAAGAAGAAGTGGGTGTTCAAGACGCCGCAGAACGACATCATGATGTCCCTGGCCATCGCCGAGCACATGGCCGCCAACGGCGTGAAGACCGTCGCCTTCATCGGCTTCTCCGACGCCTACGGCGAAGGCTGGTCGCAGGAATTCGCCAAGGCCGCCGACCTGAAGAAGATCAAGGTCGTGGCCAACGAGCGCTATGCCCGCACCGACACCTCGGTGACCGGCCAGGCCCTGAAGATCATGGCCGCCAAGCCCGACGCGGTGCTGGTGGCCGGCTCCGGCACGCCGGCCGCGCTGCCGCAGAAGACGCTGAAGGAACGCGGCTACGGCGGCAAGATGTACCAGACTCACGGCGTGGCCAACGCCGACTTCCTGCGCGTGGGCGGCAAGGACGTGGAAGGCACCTTCCTGCCCGCCGGCCCGGTGCTGGTGGCCGACCAGCTGCCGGCCAGCAACCCGGTGAAGAAGTCCGCGCTCGCCTATGTGTCCGCGTATGAAGCCGCCTACGGCAAGGGCTCGGTCTCGACCTTCGGCGCGCACGCCTGGGACGCCGGCCTGCTGATGAGCTCGGCCGTGCCGGCCGCGCTGAAGAAGGCGCAGCCCGGCACGCCCGAATTCCGTGCGGCGCTGCGCGACGCGCTGGAGCAGACCAAGGATGTGTCCGGCGCGCACGGCGTGTTCAACATGACCGCGCAGGACCACCTGGGCCTGGACCAGCGCGCCCGCGTGATGGTGAAGATCGAGAACGGCGCCTGGAAGTATCAGCCCTGA
- the paaE gene encoding 1,2-phenylacetyl-CoA epoxidase subunit PaaE: MSTLFHPLRVKAIEPDTAEAVIVSFEVPTDLQEVFGFTQGQYLTLRKDIDGQDLRRSYSICAGLDDGELRVGVRKVRGGVFSNWINASLQPGDTLQVMAPQGRFFVPIEPASARHHVGIAGGSGITPILSIMKTVLAREPASRFTLIYGNRQLQSTMFKEEIEDLKNRYMTRLVLQHVFSDEHTDSPLGFGVMNREKIGEFLQSVVPAAQIDHVYVCGPFQMNDEAEAALLAAGVPEERIHIERFGVALPSATQVGAVVHEAQPGDAKQSRITIVRDGLQREITFTEGQPSILDAASAAGLEVPFSCTSGVCGTCRAKLVDGEVRMERNFALDKNEVAAGFVLTCQAHPLTECVTLSFDER, translated from the coding sequence ATGAGCACCCTCTTCCATCCCCTGCGCGTGAAGGCCATCGAGCCCGACACGGCCGAGGCCGTCATCGTGTCCTTCGAAGTCCCCACCGACCTGCAGGAAGTGTTCGGCTTCACGCAAGGCCAGTACCTCACGCTTCGCAAGGACATCGACGGCCAGGACCTGCGCCGCTCCTATTCGATATGCGCCGGCCTCGACGACGGCGAGCTGCGCGTCGGCGTGCGCAAGGTGCGCGGCGGCGTGTTCTCCAACTGGATCAACGCCAGCCTGCAGCCCGGCGACACCCTGCAGGTGATGGCGCCGCAGGGCCGCTTCTTCGTGCCCATCGAGCCGGCCTCGGCGCGGCACCACGTCGGCATCGCGGGCGGCAGCGGCATCACGCCGATCCTGTCGATCATGAAGACGGTGCTGGCGCGCGAGCCCGCGAGCCGCTTCACGCTGATCTACGGCAACCGCCAGCTGCAGTCCACGATGTTCAAGGAAGAAATCGAGGACCTGAAGAACCGCTACATGACCCGGCTGGTGCTGCAGCACGTGTTCTCCGACGAGCACACCGATTCGCCCCTGGGCTTCGGCGTGATGAACCGCGAGAAGATCGGCGAATTCCTGCAGAGCGTGGTGCCCGCCGCGCAGATCGACCATGTGTACGTGTGCGGCCCGTTCCAGATGAACGACGAGGCCGAGGCCGCGCTGCTGGCGGCGGGCGTGCCCGAGGAGCGCATCCACATCGAGCGCTTCGGCGTGGCGCTGCCCTCGGCCACGCAGGTGGGCGCGGTGGTGCACGAGGCCCAGCCCGGCGACGCCAAGCAGTCGCGCATCACCATCGTGCGCGACGGCCTGCAGCGCGAGATCACCTTCACCGAAGGCCAGCCCAGCATCCTCGACGCGGCTTCGGCGGCGGGGCTGGAAGTGCCGTTCTCCTGCACGTCGGGCGTGTGCGGCACATGCCGCGCCAAGCTGGTGGACGGGGAAGTCCGAATGGAGCGCAACTTCGCTCTCGACAAGAATGAGGTGGCCGCGGGTTTCGTGCTGACCTGCCAGGCGCACCCCCTCACCGAATGCGTCACGCTCTCCTTCGACGAGCGGTGA